The sequence ATTTGGTGGATATTCAACTTGACTATGCGCGCTTGCTGCGTAATCCACACGATTTAGTAAGCCTTTTAACATAACGTATAAATGATACTTTTCTTCGTCATCACGAGCTCTTAAAATCGATTTAAACTTAAAGTACTTACTGGACAGTTTTCTTACAGTTAAACTTTCTAAACCTAAACGAGAAAACGGAAATTCCATAACGTCTTGCTTTAACGCCTCAATTTCATTCACAAAATTTTCATTCTCTAACCCACTTAACTCTCTTTCGTGGTGATATGCTACACTATACGCTAACACAGAAATTTCTGTGTTGGAATATTTTCTAGAAATTAACTCTTTTGTTGGAATAAATGCGGTGCTAAGTAAACCATGTGGGATTTCCCCTAAAATTGTTGATTGATTTTGTCTGACTTTCGTCTGAAATTTGTGATTAATTTTACCTAAATCATGATAAATACAGGCTAACTCTAATAAGTTAGCCTTAAGTTCAATTTTAGGATAGATTTGATATAAAATTTTGCTATTTTCTAGAAGATTTAATGTATGATCTACCAAGGTTTCTCCATCTGATTTTGCTAAAAACACTTTCATATACAAATACTCCTTTATTTATCGATAAAAACAATTTGCTCCTCTTCATCCAACCAAACTACCTCATCTTCATAAACTGAGATTTTAGAAGAGTAAATCACTTCTTCTTTATGCCATTCTCTAAAAATTTTTGGTTTTTTCTGAGTCCCATAATTTTTAAGCGTATAATTTTTAGTTAATAAAAATCGCGTCCCAGATTGCGAGGCAACCTCACTTTCTGTTGTCAATTTCTCTTCATTGAACCATTTAGCTGGAATATAGGCACTACGATCATTTGGCAGTTCGTAATCCTCTTTAAGGACAGTTTGAGCTATTTCTACCACTTTTACTGAATTAAAAATCGCCAAATCTTCTCTTCTTCCAAGTGTTGGATATTCTTTAGGATTTTCTAGTGCATAATAGATTTCATCAATCTTAGTTTGATTTTCGGGTACAATATGAAGCATCAAATCAACATCTACTAAAAGCTCCGCTGTTTTAACACCTCGTCCAATACCAAATTCCCCAACTTGAAGTTGATGACGTCCTTTATCATATTTCATTCCATTATTAAACTCATATCTAGTATACAAATCATTGACTTTTGAAAAATAACTTCCTTGCACACTGACAGTCATAGGCTCATATTCTGTATAGCCACATAACGCATGAACCATCCCAATAACTGTGCTGTACGGAGGCAATGGATAACTTTCTTTTAGCTGATAACTTGTCGCTTTCTTATAGTTGACCATATTTTGTGAGAGTTCTAGTTTAATCCCCTTCATAGTACTCAACCACACTTTTCTTCAGTTCCTTAAAAAATTCTGGAACATTGGTTGCATGCAATTCGTTCTTGATTTCTATATCATTTTTAAACTCTTCTTCTACAACGCCACATAATGTCTTGTGCTCAAATTCATCGTACAAAGCCCCTTTAATCTTCGCAACTGGAATCACTTGTTCTTTTAAATCAACAACATTTTCAAAGATTGGATTTTTTCTGTCATATACACCACCAATTACAAATAAAGGTTTCAAGTCCTCTCTGCGACCACGAATGTCACGGTATAAAAATGATATTGTATCTAGTAACGCTGAAACTCGGCGTGCCTTTTCAGCTGCCGGTAATTCAATCCCGTCGACTTCATCTAGTCCAATTTGATCTAAATCCATAGTAACGGTATATTTATAGTACGAGCGGTGAATTTCAGCTTGTGCGATGTTCATATTTTCTTTTAATCGATCAGCAAGACCTTTATTTGTTAAAAAGTCCGTATCTCCTTTATAAGTTTCAAGTGAAATCGCATTTGATAAACGAACTTTGGCCGAACGCTTCTTCCCACCCGTTCCTTTTTCTGTTTTTAAATATCCAAAGAAATCTAATTCTAGAAAATCTTGAATACTAGCATCCGCTTGAAATTGAATTACTTTTTTATCTCCACTTCCCTCAGCAACGACCGGAGCTTCCTTTTCCCCTAATTGTTCAATCAGGTTATAACGAAGGGCTTGTCGTGATATATAAGTATATTGGTCACCATTATTTCTAGAAATTTTCTTTAAAGAAGCAACATTTCCTAAACTCTCTCCATAATTTGCACTTTCTGCCTGAAATATTATTGTCATGGTTAATCCTTTGTTTTTCATTATTTTCCATCTCCATTTTCTTTATCTTTGTCTTTGTCTCCAATCAACCCTGAAACAAAACTATATCCAATTGTTTTGAATGTTTCATCATCTTGAAATATTTGAATACCCCAATTAGGTACTGTTTTTCCAACATAGGCATAACAATTTAAAATAATATCCATAAAGCCATCACGATTATTACTTTTTAAAGTATTTAATAGTCGTTGTGCAATACTTTTCACTTTATTTTTATTGTCATATTCTTTTCCTAAATACCAACCACTTGCTCTAACTTTTTTTAACTCTTCTTGTGATAGTTCATTCATTTTCTGAATCCCCCCTAAAAATTTCTGATTAATGTTCAGCAGATAATCAACATGATAGATTCCATAATAAAGATTTTTAACATTTGTCACTTTATATATTAGCAACTTATGAATAAGGCTAAATAAATTTTCACTGTTCATAATTTTCTGTACCGCTGATTGATAAAGGTTTCCCTCGGGAAAATTTGCTTTAATTAAAGGTTCTAAAAATACTTTAGATTGATTTAAAATCTTCAATACTCTCTTAGATAGCAGCGTAAAATAATAACGATCCTCTTCATACCTTACAACTTGAATATCAGATAATTCATACGTATGACTTTTATTTTCTTGCTCTAGTATGGCTTCTATCATTCCCACATAAGTATTGACTTCTCTAACACCTTGTTCACTACTATTTCTTTTTAAAATATCCATTTTCACTTTTTGATTGACCCTCACAAGTTCGCTTAAATTTTGACTTGCATTGATAAAGATTCCTTGATTGATTACATAAGTAAATCCTGCAGGAATACAGGCGTAAATCAACTTGCAAATTGGGCACAGCCCCATGTCATTCACGAAATTCCAACCATGTGAGCCTTTACGCTTAGTATCATAACCGGTTTCAACTAAAAAACTAAAAGTTTCGTCCAAATTTTTTATTGGCTGTTCACAGGTACAACAAGAAAATTTATACTTAGTTTTATCGGCTTCTAGATAGTCAAGACAAGGTTGAACGAAGTATTGATGGAAATCAAGATATGGATCTTTCTCTTTTGTTTGAGGATTGAGTGCAGAAACACCATCCCACCCTTTTCTAATCAGTGTGTACAAAACATTTTTCGCACCTATATATTTTTTAGCTTCTGGTGTATCGAAATAGGCGATTATCTCTTTAATCTCTTCAAACTTTTCTTTCACAAGAACTATGATTTCTTCACGATTTTTATCGAAACTAAGCTTTTTAGTTAGTTTAGGTAACTGTTTTAAATTCGACCCTTTTTCCCGAATATCAAGATTGGCTTTTATTAGTGGATAAGCGGCTTTATAGCTTGCACTATTAATATATTTTTTGGCTACATCACGAATATAGAGATTAATCTGTTCGTATTGCTTTTCATCAAGATAAGCAAAATCAGACTCCTCAAATCGGGCTATTTTTTCTTTAAACTGAACAATTTTATACCACGATAACGTTTTTTTATAAGTTTCTATAAAATAAGAAAAATATTTTTCAGCAAAATCATCCAAGTATCCCGACTGAAAGTTAAATTCATTTATTTTTGGAAGCTCATTGTCTTTTTTACCTAAGATATTTAACATCCCGACGATTCCTGCATTTAATTGCCACTCAGTCAATAGCAGACGATGTTTTGTCTCATCAATATTTATCATAGATACTTTTCCACCTTCCTACACTATTTCTAACATGCCAAACCCAGAACCACAAAGAGAACCCAAACCGTTATCTCTAATTTCATTTAAAAGGTAAGGTTTTCCATTAACTTTTAATAAACCAATTGAAGATTCTAAAAATTTATCATAATGTTTCACTACAGTTCTTTTCATCTGAATAGGTTCAAACACTAAATTTTCAATGTCATTTTGAACATATTCTCCGTATTTAGCACTTAATCGATAGCCTAGATTTTCTTTTAAAACATGTTGAAACATCTCTAAATCGTTGATTGAATAAAACCAATCTTTTTTTGTTTCACGATTATGATTTCTTGCAATGATTGGCGATAGAATTCGAAACGTTGCTAAATTTTGCTTAATACTACTGGCGTGGACCATCTGAATAGTTTGAATGCATAGAGTATTGCCCGTTGAAAATGCAACTTTTTTCCCTTTTAATCGACAAAATGCATTATAAAAATTTAGTCCAATCTCCGCATCCCCAGTTGAAAAATTCAATATAAACTTTTTTTCCGGGATGATAATACATTCTTGTTTAAATACTGCTTGTGGAAAAAAAGTGGACCATGTATAATTTTTTTGTTTATTCGTTCCAAATAGTGCTTGAAAAAATTCATGATTCGTATTAGACAAGCTTTTTTTAAAAAGACTTAATACTTTTCTACGAAAATCTTGGGGTATTTCTTCATGATCCAAGGAACAAATTATTTTTAACCTCATATATTAACCTCCTTGTATTTATTATTTAATTATAATATATTTAATTTAAAAGCGAAACAATATATTTAATATTTCATTTTAATTTCACTAATTTTATTTATTATTTTGAAAAACAACTAATTATTAATCGTGATAATAGCATTAAATTAGTCACCTAAATAGAGCATTTACACTGTAACCAAATAATTATCAGCAATAAAACAGATGGCGTATACTTATATTGTACAAAACGAGTTTGTTAGAATAGAATATTGTATCAACAATCACCACTCCAACTTGTTAAGACGGTCTCTAAGACTCTTAAATATATGAATAGAATGTTTAAAACGTTTTGTCCATTAAAAACACAAGTAATTCCAATAACATTTTATTTATTTTACATCCCAGTTAAAAACGATTTAAAATGATAAATTACTATTAATTGATTAATTTTTATTCAGGATGTTGGCCCCAAAACAAATCATATACAAAGGAAACCCACACATAATCAAACACATATAGAAGTTTTTTTGAATGAAATAAGTGAGAAATAATTTCTCACTTATTTAGATAACTCCAAAATAATTACATTAATTGAATTGTATTCAAAATTCAAAATCTGGTTTACATTTTGGGTACTTTTAAATAGAGTCCCTAGAATTTTATAAATTATTCCTACTACCCATTTGGTGATCCATTTTCCCATAATTTTCCTCTCCTATCTTTATATTTTTCTTAATTGCTTCTTCCAGTTTGTATAAATAAAACCGCTCCATCTCATTTATATTAGCTTATCATAGTAATGGATAAATTTATAATATCATAACTTATAAAAAAAAACAATTTGTTTTGCAAAATATAAATAAACGTTGACATTACTTGAAAACAATGTTAATTTTAACATTGTTTTTATCTAAATATATTGTAATGTAAATTTACTATGATTTGCTAACAAATTATACCTTAATCTAAAACAATGAAAAAACACGAGCTTATCGCTCGTGTTTTTATTTAATCTGATAACTGTTGGATTTTTTGTTGGACCTCTTTTAGTACCCACTCTCGGTCTGTCTTGCGTGCTAAATCCACTTGATCAATCGGAATAACGAGTGTTGGACTTTTGTCATACGTTTTAAACCACTCTTCATAGCGAGTATGTAGCAATTGATAATAAGCCAGAAGTTCTGGTCGCCCGTCATACTGTTCGTACTCCCGCCCTCTTTGGCGAATCCTTTGCAAATGTAACTCAAAGGAGCCTGATAGGTAGATTAGTAGATCTGGGGCTTTCTTGGGGATGGAATCAAGCTCTTCCAGCAAATTATCAAAAAGTAAGGAGTAGGTATCCCACTCAACTTCACTCATATTTCCATTTTCAACATTAATTTTTGTAAATAAGGCATCTTCATAGATGGAACGATCTAACAAACCATGCTTTGTTTTTAAAGCTTTTTTGATACTTTTAAAACGTGTGTTTAAGAAATAGACTTGCAACGTAAATGCCCAGCGTTGAGGATCCTCGTAGAATTTCTCTAAAATTCGATTATCCTCGACACTTTCATAATACGCAACCGTTTTCAATTCTTTTTCTAAAAAATTTGTAAATGTAGTCTTCCCTGCACCAATCATTCCAGCAAGTACAATCATGAACAGCACCTTTTCCTTTTTTTAGTTTTTCATATGTATAAAAAAAAATATGTTATACTATATATGTGTTTGATTACAAAAGCAGACTTTTTTCAAAAGTCGTTTTTTTTCTAACACTGATTTTACCACTAAGCTTCTTTCTTGTGAAGTGGTCTCACAAAAAAGATAAGCGGAAAAGAAAAAAGGAGTAGATTGAAAAATGTTGAGAAAAGAGTTAAAAAAAGAGGCAGAAAAATTGCTTCATCGTAAATACGGAGCTTGGTCTTTGATTTTAATTCCTGTATTTGTTGTTTTATTTGTTTTATTTGTTTTATATTTTAAAAGCTTGCCCCAAATTCACTATACGTATTTTGGCAGTTATGTGACAGGTGGTTCTGCACCACTTATGTTCATAATTCTTCTTGTCCTTATTTTTGTTTCATTATTCATTCAAGCCTATTATACATTTGCTGCTGTCAAAACAGTTAGTGGTGAAGAATTGAACTGGAAACAAAATCTTTCAGAAGTTTGTTCAGAAAATTTCAGTCGTGTCTTCATTGCCAATCTTAAAATGGCCCTATATACCATCTTTTGGTCACTTTTACTAGTGGTTCCTGGAATTGTCAAGGCACATTCTTACGCAATGACAAATTATTTACTTAAGAAAAACCCAGAGTTAAATGGAACACAAGCACTTACTTTGAGTCGTAAGTTAATGAATGGGTACAAGATGGAATTCTTCATTTTTTCTATGTCTTTTTATTTTTGGAATTTATTAGCAGCAGTTACTTGGGGAATTGCTGGTTTTTATGTTCTTCCTTATGCTCAAACCGCACAAGTGTTATTCTTTGACCAAATTATTGCGGAACGAACGACTGATGGAGAGTCTATTTTACCTGATTAGTCTGCCCATATCAGAAAATACATAACAAAAAGAGTCAGAAAACCTGACTCTTTTTTTTGTGTTTTTTTTATTTCATGCTATACTCTTCGTAACGGGGGTGAAGAATATGACACTATCGAATGATCAACGTGCGCATGACTTAGCCGTTAGCATCTTCTCAATTCAATATCAAGAAAAGATTTCTCAAATTATGGGAAGTAATAAAACTATTGAGCTTGATTTGGAACTCTATGACTCTTTGTACCGAGATATAAAAAAACACTTAGACGAAGACAACGAAAAAAACAATGCGTAATCAAAAAAGCTAAAACGAAGTGGTGTACACTCGTTTTAGCTTTTCACTTATCGACAAAAAAGGAGTGGATCTGATGACAGATTATCGACAAAGAAGTCTTGACTTGATTGCGTTTGGACAACGCTTGACCGGCGCCAAAGTCTACTTGCGAAAAGATTGGAATGTTTATTACTTTGATTTGCTGGGTAAGCAGTTTGGAATCATGAGTGTGATTCCTGATGAACATGCACTCTTGACCCTCAAAGGCTTACCTGAAAAAAACGAGATTCTTCGCGAACAATACACTGACGTTACACCAGGTTACCATACCAATAAGGTGCATTGGAATTCGATTAAGCTTGGAACTTCGCAACTATCAACTGCTGAGCTAGAAAAAATGATTTTAGCATCTTACTCACTAGTTTATCAAAAATTAAGCAAAAAAGACCAACTCTCCCTTACAAATTCTATGAAAGAATCAGATTTTTAATAATGGTTAGCGCCTCTTTTGCTTCTGGTATCGGATAAGTCACAAAAACGTGATTCATGTGCCGGTAAGACCATATCCGAATCGGCAACTGTTCTTCTTTTGCTTGCTCCTCTAATGCTTTTGCATCTGCATATAAAATGTCATGCGTTCCCACAAACACATCTATCGGGGGCAGATCACTTAACTCACCAAACAAAGGACTGACTAATGGTGAATAAGTGGATAATGCTCCTGCGTAGACCTGGCCACAGTAGCTTAGGCGATCATTTGGTAGCATAGGATCTTTCTTTTGTAAAGAGCGAATTTGTGGGTTCATTCCGGTTACATCTAACCATGGTGACAAGAGTATGGCTCTTTGGGGCATGGGTTTTTTAGTCTCTTTTAATACTTGCAAGAAACTCAGTGCCAGTCCCCCACCGGCAGAATCTCCCATAAACGTCAAATGTGCAGGATCAACAGCTACTTTTTCTAACATCTCATCATAGGTTTGTGCCACCATTTTGTGGACATCCTCTGCATGATAGGACGGTGCTTTGGGATAAATAGGCATGATAATTTGTGCTTCTAAACTTTCAGCTAATTTAGACAGCATTCGAAAATGTGCAACCATGGGTTGAAACCAATACGCACCCCCGTGGAGATAAAAAATAGTTCGTTGGCTTACTTTATTTTTTGGCTTAATGACAATTGTATTTTTTAGTTCTTTTGATTCACACGCATTGTACATACTACGCACATAGTCTGGCAATGTATAGCCCGCTTCACTTTTTTCCAAAAGTTTTTGATATTCTTTTGGTTTTCGTACATCTGGAAAAATCGGGATCTGTTTTAAGGTTTGTTCGATCATTAGACTACTTACACTTTGCTTTTTCTTTTTAGCCTGATGCTTGATTCCTGCTGCAACCGCTAGGACAGAAGCTCCTAACCAAACCATTTTTTTCTTCATAGATTCTTTCCTTCTTTCCTCATTAATTTTATTGTAATCAAACAGACAGATGAAGTCTACTACTAGCCATTGCGCTGCTCTCAATCACTAATGGATTCCGTACCAGCTCTATTCATGGTAAGAAAAGCAATACCTAACCTGTCAAAATAGATAAACAGACCCACTTAGCTTTTTTATTACTTGGGTATCTGTTTCAATGCCACCGAAATGTTAGACAGGTGAAAAGCTAACTTTGAATTTTTAGCTAGTGTACCATGTAAAATGTGAAGAAATAGTCTTTGCTTCCTCAAATTCATTTCATTTGACTTGCTGCTTGTTACTATATTCATTTTTAATTTTATAGTATCTATCCCTTTGAGACAAATGATCTTCGTTTTTTTACTTGCTTTTTTGTTTAACTATACAAAATTTTAATTTTTGCAGTACTCGATCATCATTCTTTCTTTGTGCTGTTGTTTTAAGCTTCAATTCAGTTTTTTACGCTATTCTTTCTTTATGCTAAAAGCAGAAAGGATGAATGCATATGTTTTCTACACTCCACACAAAACTCCTAACACTCTCAAAAGATGTTTGCTACGAAATGTTGATTTTAGCCATTGCGCATTTTATCTACACACTGTTTTAACCAAAAATGAGGAAGCCAGAAATAATTTCCTTTACCTAAGAAAAACTTTCTATAGTGTTTAGCTATTCACACAATGAATGACTAACTATACGCACAAAACTATTGACAGCTAGCCTTTCACCTTTTATACTAATCTTGTTACGCTTATTGCGGTCGTGGCGGAATGGCAGACGCGCCAGCTTGAGGGGCTGGTGGGAGTAAGTCCCGTGGAAGTTCGAGTCTTCTCGGCCGCATAATGAATTAAATCATAGTAAGAAGCTGATGGAATAAGCTGGTGGAATGCCAGCAAATCCAAGGCTTTTTTGTTATTTTATTAAGTAGTAAGTCCCTTCAATTTTGTATGAAATGGAGTGTATACTATGACAAAAAGAATGAGAAGAGCCTCTCAGCTAAGCAAAGAAGAGTTGACAATTTTATCAGGTGTGAAGACTGTAGATAAAGATGAAGCAATTCATGATTTTATTGATAGTAGACGGCTGTTAGGTGTGAGTGATAGGACAGTCAGTCACTATAAAAGCACATTCAGTTCAATAGCAAGAGACTTGACTGCACTTGAAATTGAGCAAAATCTTGTTAAGCTATCTGAGAATGACTGTTAGTTCCAGTTAAAATAAGCGTAATTGTTCTGCCACATCATTTTCATCATATCTACGCTCTAGCTCTAACAGAGGGATACTATTTTCTACACAGCATTCTCTTTTTATTCTATCCCTTTTCTGGCACACCTTTAGAACAATGGTGATTTTCAGCTACCTTGACTGAAATGATACAAGATATAATGGTTTATTGCGTGTCATTACAATAACACTTTTGATCGAACAAGAACGCACGTTTTCTTCTCGAGGTTTCAGTATATTGCTATAATAAGTGAACAAACATTAATTGGAGGAAATAGAAATGACAATCAAATTCACTGAGGACAGTTTTAGTGATAAGACAAACAGTGCAATAAAAAACACAGTCCTCTCTGCAGACTCAATGGAACTTAGGTTTAAGGTAAATCAGCTTATTGCTGAAAGACGTAGAACTACTGACGGTAGAGAGTTCACACAATCTACATTGGCAGAATTAACAGGGATTCGTAAAGGGGATATCAGTAAATACTGTAATAATAAGTTCAGACCTACAATAAACCTCAGTCACCTATTCGCTATGATGATTGCACTTAGGGTTTCAGATATTTCAGAAATACTTGAAGTTAGGCTTCCTAGTGAAGAAAAAACTAAGTTTATAAAGCAGTCTGCTGAATGGAAACAGGAAGGAACAATGCCTTCTGAACTCAATAGACTACTGAAACAAAATATCAAGTTAATCACAGAAGAAAACAGAGAAAGACAGCAAAGATAATTACTCTTTCTGTCTTTTTTTTACTCTTTTAAACCACTGTAATAATCAATGACTTTCTGCATATCCTTTTCAGTTGTAGCCTCTTGAATTAGCTTTTCATTCTTGAAATACTGAATAACTGTTTTGTTACTAACAGTGTCCTTTCTTATTACAACTTCCATATCTCCTAGCTGTACTGATTAATTCTCATTAAGGAAATCGGAGTTGCTGCAAAAATTGCTGCAACTTTTTTTATACTAAAGCCAATTCCCTTATTTTCTTTCATTACTTTTCTCTTTCTTACCGGAAATAGAATCCCCCCACTAACGATTTTAATTTTTGATTCAACCAGCTGTTCAAGCTAAAATTCACTCTTCTTCTCGGTCCTTGTCTTCGATTTGTTAACTTTCATTTTAAGACCTTTTTTTAGTTGTTAATTGTACCCAAAAGTCTTATACTTATGTTAACCAGTTAACACTAGGTTGTCTAAAAATTAACTGTAAGGAGAAAAAAATGATAGAAAATACACAATATTATCGGTTTCCAGTTTCAGAGTATGAAGAAATCAGCAAACAGTTTATTCAATTAGAAGCATGGGCAGAGGCACTTGCGTTTGTTGAAGATGCCACGTATCCTATTTTTGACCGCGATTCAGAAAACATGACAAATCCTACCAAAGCAGGTGCTTATTTATTTCACTTATTTTATCAAGACTACATTCAACTTATCCAAAAAATGAGTAAAACGATTGACCATTTACCTTTAGAAAACTAATCTGCTTGTAAAAAAAAAGCACCGTTTCCGATGCTTTTTAACGATTGTAGTAACCAATTTTACAATTAGTTACACTTTCACTTACTATCATGTGATCCTTCGCTAGATTAAAACTTCTAAAGCTAAACACTTTTTCTCCCTGATTGAGAAAGATTTCAATGAAACTATTATCCACAAAAACGTCCACTTGTATTATTGCTGTTTTGGCGGTTAGTATCGTTCTTCGGTCTTCTCCATATTCTACATCAATCGGTGTCGCCAAATTACTTCGATCCAGTATAACCTCGCCACTTTCTGTATCAATGTCTAACTGCCATGTATTCCCAGGATTTCCAAATACAATTGTTGCGTTTTTTTGTTCACGACTGACCTCCGTTGAAAAATGATAAAAGCTCATTTTTGGTGCCACTAATTTTTGATTGCACTCTAGCATTGAAAATGCTGCAAGGATTTCTTTTGAAGGAAAACGATGCAACCGTTCTGAGCGAAGCGATAGTTCGTGTGGCATCGTTAAGCCATGCTTCCACTTTTCCTTGTCACTTTCATACAACGGTTCCCCGCAACCAAACCAAGCAAAGCTCAAAGGAACATTGTCTTTTGCATAAAAAGCTTGTGGTGCATAATAGTCAAAGCCCGCATCTAATTCATCACATTGTTCGACATCAAACCTCAGATTTAAAACATCCAATTTTCCAAGCAAATAAATCGAGGCAAACCGATTTTGGTAACGGTTTTTTTGTGGCTGATAGCCCATTGGAGATAAAAAGAGTACTTCTTTTCCGTCTACCTCAATTAGGCTAGGACATTCTAACATGTAGCCTGTTTCAATCGGCAACTCCACCTCGCCCTTGTATGCCCAGTCGATCAAATTACTACTTTGGTATAAGAGCAGTGCCCCCCTTTGACCAAAACTCTTTGCTGTCCCCGTTTCATCCGCACTTCCACCTAATAACATGTAGTATGCCCCGTCTCTTTCAAAGACGAAAGGATCTCTTAACTCCCCGCTATATCCTTTTGGCGCCCCGTCCAAGATTGGATTTTGTGCATACTTTTCGATTTGACCCGCTTGATTCATGATGGCCAGTGCTTGTTTAGGAATTTTTCCTGCACTGGTTTTGTAATTTGCAGTATAAAAAAGGTACAACAAGCCATCTTTTTCAATTGCCCCACCAGAATAGCAGCCATTTTTTTCATATTCCTGATCTGGAATCAAGGCTAGTCCGCAATCTTGCCAGTGCAACAAATCTTGAGATTTCATATGGCCCCAATGCTTCATTCCATGAGTTGCATCAAATGGAAACCACTGATAAAACACATGATAGGCTCCATTATAATAACTCAATCCATTTGGATCGTTCATCAATCCAGATTTGGG is a genomic window of Vagococcus entomophilus containing:
- the cas5 gene encoding CRISPR-associated protein Cas5 encodes the protein MKGIKLELSQNMVNYKKATSYQLKESYPLPPYSTVIGMVHALCGYTEYEPMTVSVQGSYFSKVNDLYTRYEFNNGMKYDKGRHQLQVGEFGIGRGVKTAELLVDVDLMLHIVPENQTKIDEIYYALENPKEYPTLGRREDLAIFNSVKVVEIAQTVLKEDYELPNDRSAYIPAKWFNEEKLTTESEVASQSGTRFLLTKNYTLKNYGTQKKPKIFREWHKEEVIYSSKISVYEDEVVWLDEEEQIVFIDK
- the cas7i gene encoding type I-B CRISPR-associated protein Cas7/Cst2/DevR produces the protein MKNKGLTMTIIFQAESANYGESLGNVASLKKISRNNGDQYTYISRQALRYNLIEQLGEKEAPVVAEGSGDKKVIQFQADASIQDFLELDFFGYLKTEKGTGGKKRSAKVRLSNAISLETYKGDTDFLTNKGLADRLKENMNIAQAEIHRSYYKYTVTMDLDQIGLDEVDGIELPAAEKARRVSALLDTISFLYRDIRGRREDLKPLFVIGGVYDRKNPIFENVVDLKEQVIPVAKIKGALYDEFEHKTLCGVVEEEFKNDIEIKNELHATNVPEFFKELKKSVVEYYEGD
- the cas8a1 gene encoding type I-B CRISPR-associated protein Cas8b1/Cst1 gives rise to the protein MINIDETKHRLLLTEWQLNAGIVGMLNILGKKDNELPKINEFNFQSGYLDDFAEKYFSYFIETYKKTLSWYKIVQFKEKIARFEESDFAYLDEKQYEQINLYIRDVAKKYINSASYKAAYPLIKANLDIREKGSNLKQLPKLTKKLSFDKNREEIIVLVKEKFEEIKEIIAYFDTPEAKKYIGAKNVLYTLIRKGWDGVSALNPQTKEKDPYLDFHQYFVQPCLDYLEADKTKYKFSCCTCEQPIKNLDETFSFLVETGYDTKRKGSHGWNFVNDMGLCPICKLIYACIPAGFTYVINQGIFINASQNLSELVRVNQKVKMDILKRNSSEQGVREVNTYVGMIEAILEQENKSHTYELSDIQVVRYEEDRYYFTLLSKRVLKILNQSKVFLEPLIKANFPEGNLYQSAVQKIMNSENLFSLIHKLLIYKVTNVKNLYYGIYHVDYLLNINQKFLGGIQKMNELSQEELKKVRASGWYLGKEYDNKNKVKSIAQRLLNTLKSNNRDGFMDIILNCYAYVGKTVPNWGIQIFQDDETFKTIGYSFVSGLIGDKDKDKENGDGK
- the cas6 gene encoding CRISPR-associated endoribonuclease Cas6 encodes the protein MRLKIICSLDHEEIPQDFRRKVLSLFKKSLSNTNHEFFQALFGTNKQKNYTWSTFFPQAVFKQECIIIPEKKFILNFSTGDAEIGLNFYNAFCRLKGKKVAFSTGNTLCIQTIQMVHASSIKQNLATFRILSPIIARNHNRETKKDWFYSINDLEMFQHVLKENLGYRLSAKYGEYVQNDIENLVFEPIQMKRTVVKHYDKFLESSIGLLKVNGKPYLLNEIRDNGLGSLCGSGFGMLEIV
- a CDS encoding deoxynucleoside kinase produces the protein MIVLAGMIGAGKTTFTNFLEKELKTVAYYESVEDNRILEKFYEDPQRWAFTLQVYFLNTRFKSIKKALKTKHGLLDRSIYEDALFTKINVENGNMSEVEWDTYSLLFDNLLEELDSIPKKAPDLLIYLSGSFELHLQRIRQRGREYEQYDGRPELLAYYQLLHTRYEEWFKTYDKSPTLVIPIDQVDLARKTDREWVLKEVQQKIQQLSD
- a CDS encoding DUF975 family protein, translated to MLRKELKKEAEKLLHRKYGAWSLILIPVFVVLFVLFVLYFKSLPQIHYTYFGSYVTGGSAPLMFIILLVLIFVSLFIQAYYTFAAVKTVSGEELNWKQNLSEVCSENFSRVFIANLKMALYTIFWSLLLVVPGIVKAHSYAMTNYLLKKNPELNGTQALTLSRKLMNGYKMEFFIFSMSFYFWNLLAAVTWGIAGFYVLPYAQTAQVLFFDQIIAERTTDGESILPD
- a CDS encoding MmcQ/YjbR family DNA-binding protein, which produces MTDYRQRSLDLIAFGQRLTGAKVYLRKDWNVYYFDLLGKQFGIMSVIPDEHALLTLKGLPEKNEILREQYTDVTPGYHTNKVHWNSIKLGTSQLSTAELEKMILASYSLVYQKLSKKDQLSLTNSMKESDF
- a CDS encoding alpha/beta hydrolase fold domain-containing protein yields the protein MKKKMVWLGASVLAVAAGIKHQAKKKKQSVSSLMIEQTLKQIPIFPDVRKPKEYQKLLEKSEAGYTLPDYVRSMYNACESKELKNTIVIKPKNKVSQRTIFYLHGGAYWFQPMVAHFRMLSKLAESLEAQIIMPIYPKAPSYHAEDVHKMVAQTYDEMLEKVAVDPAHLTFMGDSAGGGLALSFLQVLKETKKPMPQRAILLSPWLDVTGMNPQIRSLQKKDPMLPNDRLSYCGQVYAGALSTYSPLVSPLFGELSDLPPIDVFVGTHDILYADAKALEEQAKEEQLPIRIWSYRHMNHVFVTYPIPEAKEALTIIKNLILS
- a CDS encoding helix-turn-helix domain-containing protein, with translation MTIKFTEDSFSDKTNSAIKNTVLSADSMELRFKVNQLIAERRRTTDGREFTQSTLAELTGIRKGDISKYCNNKFRPTINLSHLFAMMIALRVSDISEILEVRLPSEEKTKFIKQSAEWKQEGTMPSELNRLLKQNIKLITEENRERQQR